The following coding sequences lie in one Euhalothece natronophila Z-M001 genomic window:
- a CDS encoding alpha amylase C-terminal domain-containing protein codes for MDFISLWLAYQLSVVSPSSDLATDSSKEEVQFVFNVSSTQDNQADSTGKTIKFNLSPEGESIEEGVVDAARSLQLAFESDGSGSFWSGFFNTLKQGVLRVIEAVQQLIINVQESVQPSSSSEETTVKEIIPKESYALRYLGIEDINRLTGLSATEINDFAPMEKKPVVSPDVKSLHLASVEKLEKEPEKDIFDPQVGTKFHEDGSVTLRVLVGNDFERLHVIGDFNNWGDTDNLAAYTLQPTEQNPHVHAVTLPPNDYHKKQYRLVDQDGEQRVDLGATLLSTPAFNERFYEDQKSHELNSVFWNPTPIPEEERAPTLDLRGKQLTIAETDVLSLAMKWQCQNPDSDFYGDTGEEHIPRLYNFVRECGLPEAMAKLGYNTVEFMPLDTHVDFWEPGAEYLPDWRYSYQTISFYGKHPDFGSPDELRQMVNAFHKSDVAVLLDVVYSHYSPRGNNPPREFAPAGFSQYVSQDGGELYGAAWTEWGTRRFNYTPEIRKNLIDAGLVNLIDYGFDGLRIDNVNGIDAQPYGREFLKELTAAVDKYRPQSVVIGEGYFGDPYLNRSRDNGGAGLLTTYSDRFYLWFTENLLKYVDEIDTRKLDYMLSEDWPLAMLYYPGNHDEFANPGNPFQARGRYLADAIDGGEHNQKIRSWSALTLFASSYYLDMFQLWTMQEGNLNSNAPINWSKLTEEEVAQMVQFQGDMKRFFRAQPAFAPYNMHRNMLHWVDHENKVVTFERIDFETGQRVYAVTNLGDHEIENYKIPVFPEDAKFEVALDSDRAIYGGEENNPKFIKAADHEVEFSLDAYGVVGLVQADGYQPEPTGDIPAEEPIERPRFENDFFYNTKYRP; via the coding sequence ATGGACTTTATTTCGCTTTGGCTAGCTTACCAACTGAGTGTTGTCTCGCCATCGTCTGATCTTGCTACAGATTCTAGCAAAGAGGAAGTACAGTTTGTTTTTAATGTGTCCTCTACGCAAGATAACCAAGCAGATAGTACAGGCAAAACCATTAAGTTCAATTTATCTCCAGAAGGGGAGTCAATAGAGGAAGGGGTTGTTGATGCGGCGCGATCGCTGCAACTTGCCTTTGAAAGTGATGGCTCTGGTTCTTTTTGGTCTGGCTTTTTTAATACCCTCAAACAGGGGGTTTTGCGAGTCATTGAAGCGGTACAACAATTAATTATCAATGTTCAAGAATCGGTGCAACCGAGTAGTAGTAGTGAAGAAACTACAGTTAAGGAAATAATCCCGAAAGAATCCTATGCGTTGCGCTATCTGGGAATTGAAGATATTAACCGTCTAACAGGGCTTTCTGCTACGGAAATTAATGATTTTGCCCCCATGGAGAAAAAGCCTGTGGTTAGCCCTGATGTCAAATCCCTACACTTAGCCTCAGTAGAAAAGTTAGAAAAAGAGCCAGAAAAAGATATCTTTGACCCCCAAGTTGGTACAAAATTTCATGAAGATGGTTCAGTGACCTTACGGGTTTTAGTGGGTAATGATTTTGAACGCCTCCATGTCATTGGAGACTTTAATAATTGGGGAGACACAGACAACTTAGCGGCTTATACCCTGCAACCTACGGAACAAAATCCTCATGTCCATGCTGTCACCCTTCCCCCTAATGACTATCATAAGAAACAATATCGCTTAGTGGATCAAGATGGAGAACAACGGGTGGATTTAGGGGCAACTTTACTTTCTACCCCTGCATTTAATGAGCGATTTTATGAAGATCAAAAGAGCCATGAATTAAATTCTGTGTTCTGGAATCCCACCCCTATTCCTGAAGAAGAACGCGCCCCCACGTTAGATTTACGCGGTAAGCAGTTAACCATTGCTGAAACCGATGTTCTCTCTTTGGCAATGAAATGGCAATGTCAAAATCCTGACTCTGACTTTTATGGGGATACGGGGGAAGAACACATCCCTCGCTTATACAATTTTGTCCGCGAGTGTGGACTCCCCGAAGCTATGGCAAAATTAGGCTATAACACCGTGGAGTTTATGCCTCTCGATACCCATGTGGATTTTTGGGAACCAGGGGCTGAGTATCTTCCAGATTGGCGATACAGTTATCAAACCATTAGCTTTTATGGGAAACATCCCGACTTTGGTAGCCCTGATGAACTGCGGCAAATGGTGAATGCTTTTCATAAGTCTGATGTAGCTGTTCTCTTGGATGTGGTTTATAGTCACTATTCGCCTCGGGGGAATAACCCGCCGCGAGAGTTTGCCCCTGCTGGCTTTTCCCAATATGTTTCCCAAGATGGAGGGGAGTTGTATGGTGCCGCTTGGACAGAGTGGGGAACCCGTCGCTTTAATTACACCCCAGAAATTCGGAAAAATTTGATTGATGCGGGATTAGTGAACTTAATTGATTATGGGTTTGATGGCTTACGCATTGATAATGTCAATGGTATTGATGCCCAGCCCTACGGACGGGAGTTCTTAAAAGAATTAACAGCGGCCGTGGATAAATATCGTCCTCAGTCAGTGGTTATTGGCGAGGGGTATTTTGGCGATCCTTACCTGAATCGATCGCGCGATAATGGTGGCGCTGGTTTACTCACGACTTACAGCGATCGCTTTTATCTCTGGTTTACGGAAAATCTACTCAAATATGTGGATGAGATTGACACTCGCAAGCTAGATTATATGCTCTCTGAAGACTGGCCCCTTGCTATGTTGTATTATCCAGGGAATCATGATGAATTTGCTAATCCTGGTAACCCCTTTCAAGCAAGAGGTCGGTATTTAGCTGATGCAATTGATGGGGGAGAACATAACCAGAAGATCCGTTCTTGGTCAGCCTTAACCCTCTTTGCCAGTTCCTACTATTTAGATATGTTCCAACTGTGGACGATGCAGGAAGGAAACCTGAATAGTAACGCCCCTATTAACTGGTCTAAGTTGACAGAAGAGGAAGTGGCGCAAATGGTGCAGTTTCAAGGAGATATGAAACGCTTTTTCCGCGCACAACCAGCGTTTGCTCCCTATAATATGCACCGTAATATGTTGCATTGGGTGGATCATGAAAATAAAGTGGTCACTTTTGAGCGGATTGATTTTGAAACAGGACAACGAGTTTATGCGGTAACGAATTTAGGGGATCATGAAATTGAGAATTATAAAATTCCTGTATTCCCCGAAGATGCGAAATTTGAAGTTGCTCTAGACAGCGATCGCGCAATTTACGGTGGCGAAGAAAATAATCCCAAATTTATCAAAGCCGCCGATCATGAGGTAGAGTTTTCTTTGGATGCTTATGGGGTGGTTGGTTTAGTCCAAGCTGATGGCTATCAACCTGAACCCACTGGAGATATTCCAGCAGAAGAACCCATTGAGCGTCCTCGTTTTGAAAACGACTTCTTCTACAACACGAAATACCGTCCGTAA